In a single window of the Hoyosella subflava DQS3-9A1 genome:
- a CDS encoding acyl-CoA carboxylase subunit beta: MTVLAPRTSRDTAPDPRDPLDRLERFFDPGSVSLLHPRDNSGVLAASGLVDGVRAIAYCTDGTIMGGAMGIDGCAHIVSAIDAAIAEKLPVVGLWHSGGARLAEGVEALHAVGRVFEAMVRASGTVPQISVVLGPAAGGAAYGPALTDVVIMAPDSRVFVTGPDVVRSVTGEQVDMASLGGPETHTRKSGVAHIAAADETDAMAQARSLASLLADQGEFDLAAAKHEDSDLKALLPESNRRAYDIHPVIRQLLDSVDTGLDGSELSTFIELQARWAPNIVVGFGRLAGRTVGVLANNPLRMGGCLNSESAEKASRFVRMCDAFGVPMVVLVDVPGYLPGVSQEWEGVVRRGAKLLHAFAESVVPRVTLVVRKAYGGAYIAMNSRALGATKVFAWPDSEVAVMGAKAAVGILHKRALAAAGTDEEREALHDRLADEHERIAGGVGRAMDIGVVDELIDPRETRSRIAQAIAEAPARRGSHKNIPL, translated from the coding sequence ATGACCGTCTTGGCGCCGAGGACATCTCGCGACACGGCTCCGGACCCTCGGGATCCTTTGGACCGGCTCGAACGGTTCTTCGATCCGGGCTCAGTCAGCCTCCTTCACCCCCGGGACAACTCCGGCGTGCTCGCAGCATCGGGACTCGTTGACGGTGTCCGCGCGATCGCCTACTGCACCGACGGCACGATTATGGGCGGCGCGATGGGTATCGACGGTTGCGCCCACATTGTTTCGGCGATCGATGCCGCTATTGCCGAGAAGCTGCCCGTCGTTGGGCTATGGCACTCCGGCGGTGCCCGCCTAGCAGAAGGAGTTGAAGCGCTCCACGCAGTCGGACGCGTATTCGAAGCAATGGTGCGCGCTTCCGGCACTGTCCCCCAAATCTCCGTTGTCCTCGGCCCCGCAGCCGGTGGCGCGGCGTACGGCCCCGCACTCACCGACGTCGTCATCATGGCCCCAGATAGCAGGGTCTTCGTCACCGGACCAGACGTTGTCCGTTCGGTGACGGGCGAGCAAGTCGATATGGCCTCGCTAGGCGGACCCGAGACGCACACGCGGAAGTCGGGTGTCGCGCACATCGCTGCCGCTGATGAAACCGACGCGATGGCCCAGGCTCGGAGCCTGGCTTCTCTGCTAGCTGACCAGGGTGAATTCGACCTTGCTGCCGCCAAGCATGAGGACTCTGACCTCAAGGCACTGCTTCCCGAATCGAACCGTCGCGCGTACGACATCCATCCCGTTATCCGCCAGTTGCTCGACAGTGTCGACACCGGGCTCGACGGATCCGAATTGTCGACGTTTATCGAGTTACAGGCCAGGTGGGCACCGAATATCGTCGTCGGTTTCGGTCGCCTCGCCGGCCGCACGGTCGGTGTACTCGCGAACAACCCGTTGCGTATGGGCGGGTGTCTGAACTCGGAGAGCGCAGAGAAAGCCTCCAGGTTCGTGCGCATGTGCGACGCTTTCGGGGTCCCCATGGTCGTGCTGGTCGACGTGCCTGGCTACCTCCCTGGCGTCAGCCAGGAGTGGGAAGGTGTAGTGCGTCGCGGCGCGAAACTCCTTCACGCGTTCGCGGAGTCTGTCGTCCCTCGTGTCACCCTCGTCGTACGGAAGGCGTACGGCGGCGCTTACATTGCAATGAATTCCCGTGCACTCGGTGCGACGAAGGTGTTCGCCTGGCCGGACAGCGAAGTTGCTGTCATGGGAGCCAAAGCGGCCGTCGGAATCCTGCACAAGCGCGCCCTTGCTGCCGCGGGGACCGACGAAGAGCGCGAAGCGTTGCACGATCGGCTCGCTGACGAGCATGAGCGCATCGCCGGGGGTGTCGGCCGAGCCATGGACATTGGCGTCGTGGACGAACTCATCGACCCCCGTGAGACTCGAAGCCGGATCGCCCAGGCAATAGCCGAGGCTCCTGCCCGCCGGGGCAGCCACAAGAACATTCCTCTGTGA
- a CDS encoding ACP S-malonyltransferase, whose amino-acid sequence MIALLAPGQGAQTPGMLTPWLEQPGADDRVARWSKVTGLDLVRLGTTADADEITDTAVTQPLVVATALLAFEELKRLGATEDPAFAKLTAGHSVGELAAAAIAGVISSDDAVALAALRGREMAKACALEPTGMTAVLGGTEDDVLSRLDELGLEAANRNAKGQIVAAGKLSALAELAAAPPARAKLRSLAVAGAFHTRFMAPARDAVAEAAASIPTNDPMRILLSNADGKPVTTGRAALNEIVEQITRPVRWDLCTATMVELSVEGLAELPPAGTLTGIAKREMRGVPQTALKTPDELTNLGLLSPQAA is encoded by the coding sequence GTGATCGCACTACTCGCACCAGGACAAGGCGCTCAGACGCCGGGAATGCTCACGCCATGGCTCGAGCAGCCGGGCGCCGATGACCGCGTTGCGCGCTGGTCGAAGGTCACTGGGCTTGATCTCGTCCGCTTAGGCACCACTGCCGACGCGGATGAAATCACTGACACCGCCGTCACCCAGCCCCTCGTAGTCGCCACCGCACTGCTTGCGTTCGAAGAACTCAAGCGGCTCGGAGCAACCGAGGATCCCGCCTTCGCCAAGCTCACCGCTGGCCATTCAGTTGGCGAACTCGCCGCAGCGGCGATCGCTGGAGTGATCTCCAGCGACGACGCCGTCGCCCTCGCAGCACTGCGCGGGCGTGAAATGGCTAAAGCGTGCGCGCTTGAACCGACCGGAATGACGGCTGTGCTCGGTGGCACCGAGGACGATGTCCTTTCACGGCTCGACGAACTGGGACTCGAAGCGGCCAACCGCAACGCTAAGGGCCAGATTGTCGCGGCAGGCAAGCTCAGCGCGCTCGCTGAACTAGCCGCAGCACCGCCCGCCCGGGCAAAGCTCCGGTCTCTCGCGGTCGCGGGAGCATTCCACACACGGTTCATGGCACCCGCGCGGGACGCCGTGGCAGAAGCAGCCGCATCAATCCCGACCAATGATCCGATGCGGATTCTTCTGTCGAACGCGGACGGCAAGCCGGTCACCACTGGCCGCGCAGCCCTCAACGAGATTGTCGAGCAGATTACGCGGCCAGTTCGCTGGGACCTCTGCACAGCCACAATGGTCGAACTGTCGGTCGAGGGGCTTGCAGAACTACCCCCGGCAGGAACTCTCACCGGTATCGCGAAGCGCGAGATGCGGGGTGTTCCTCAGACCGCACTGAAGACGCCAGACGAGCTCACCAACCTCGGACTGCTGTCGCCGCAGGCTGCCTGA
- the acpM gene encoding meromycolate extension acyl carrier protein AcpM, with the protein MAATQEDIVAGLAEIIEEVTGIEPSEVTIEKSFVDDLDIDSLSMVEIAVQTEDKYGIKIPDEDLASLRTVGDAVNYIQKLEAEGVEGVNTEALKGASES; encoded by the coding sequence ATGGCCGCAACCCAGGAAGATATCGTCGCCGGTCTCGCAGAGATCATTGAAGAAGTCACCGGCATCGAGCCGAGTGAAGTGACGATCGAGAAGTCCTTCGTTGACGACCTTGATATCGACTCCCTGTCGATGGTGGAGATCGCCGTACAGACTGAAGACAAGTACGGCATCAAGATCCCAGATGAGGACCTCGCATCGCTCCGTACCGTGGGCGACGCCGTCAATTACATCCAGAAGCTCGAGGCTGAGGGTGTAGAGGGCGTCAACACTGAAGCTCTCAAGGGCGCAAGCGAGAGCTGA
- a CDS encoding KasA/KasB family beta-ketoacyl-ACP synthase, with protein MSIETGPNRPGVVVTAMSATTSIASDIERTWKGLLAGESGIVALTDPWLEELGMPVRIGGRLKVQPSESLTKVEARRNDFVEQLALVEGRKAWSEAGTPEVEKERLGVVIGTGIGGVDTLVRSNFALRDGGARKVSPMAVPMMMPNGPAATVGLEIGARAGVHTPVSACASGSEAIAQAWRMIVLGDADVVVAGGVESFLDPMAIAGFSMMRAMSTRNDDPQGASRPFDKDRDGFVFGEAGAILVLEREDFARARGATILGRVLGAGITSDGFHIVAPEPDGTGAARSMRKAMASAGVTPSEVSHVNAHATATSVGDIAESRAINAAVGKHPAVYAAKSALGHSIGAVGALESIITILSLKEGVIPPTLNLENLDSEIDLDVVAGEPRHGQFDVAIKNSFGFGGHNVSLVFARP; from the coding sequence ATGTCCATTGAGACCGGGCCAAATCGGCCCGGTGTCGTCGTCACGGCTATGTCGGCAACCACGTCGATCGCAAGTGACATCGAGCGCACCTGGAAAGGCTTGCTCGCGGGAGAGAGCGGAATTGTGGCGCTCACTGATCCCTGGCTCGAAGAGCTCGGGATGCCCGTGCGGATCGGTGGGCGCCTCAAAGTTCAGCCCTCGGAGTCCCTCACCAAGGTGGAAGCGCGCCGTAACGACTTCGTCGAGCAGCTCGCACTCGTAGAAGGCCGCAAAGCGTGGAGCGAGGCCGGGACACCTGAAGTTGAGAAGGAACGTCTCGGCGTCGTAATCGGTACCGGTATCGGCGGTGTCGATACCTTGGTGCGATCTAACTTCGCGCTGCGGGACGGAGGTGCCCGCAAGGTCTCTCCCATGGCTGTGCCCATGATGATGCCCAACGGCCCCGCCGCAACGGTAGGGCTCGAGATCGGTGCGCGCGCTGGTGTGCACACTCCGGTCTCGGCATGCGCGTCGGGCAGCGAGGCTATCGCGCAGGCTTGGCGGATGATCGTTCTCGGCGACGCGGACGTCGTCGTCGCCGGTGGGGTCGAGTCCTTCCTGGATCCCATGGCGATCGCCGGGTTCTCGATGATGCGTGCGATGAGCACTCGCAATGATGACCCGCAAGGCGCCTCACGACCGTTCGACAAGGACCGTGACGGCTTCGTTTTCGGTGAGGCCGGAGCCATTCTCGTTCTCGAACGCGAGGACTTCGCCCGGGCTCGCGGCGCTACGATTCTTGGTCGTGTACTGGGCGCTGGAATCACGTCCGACGGGTTCCACATCGTCGCCCCCGAACCTGATGGCACGGGCGCCGCTCGTTCCATGAGAAAGGCGATGGCGTCCGCTGGCGTCACTCCGTCAGAGGTGAGCCACGTCAACGCACATGCGACGGCGACTAGCGTCGGCGATATCGCCGAGTCACGCGCAATCAACGCCGCTGTTGGCAAGCATCCCGCTGTGTATGCCGCCAAGTCAGCACTCGGGCACTCTATCGGTGCCGTGGGTGCGCTCGAATCGATCATCACCATCTTGAGCCTGAAAGAAGGGGTCATCCCCCCGACTCTCAACCTCGAGAACCTGGATTCCGAGATCGATCTCGACGTCGTCGCGGGTGAACCGCGTCACGGCCAGTTCGATGTCGCAATCAAGAACTCGTTCGGATTCGGCGGCCATAACGTCTCGCTCGTCTTTGCCCGCCCCTGA